In the genome of Pseudoglutamicibacter cumminsii, one region contains:
- a CDS encoding primary-amine oxidase, translating into MSQTITPTNTTPGHHTLLTPAEVETAVSILREAGKFSEATRLAYIGVVDPDFDLPEDAPVNRLVRVFLYDAEEQKSYDATVSVTNGTVECHHEIDTQEYGELPVLAEEFPLVEELLAEHPEWIAAIEKRGLKVENVRVAPLSAGVFEYPEESGKRVLRGLAFVQEHEADSAWARPIEGLLGYVDVGNKEVMQVLDFFEHPIPEEHGNYMTPEDTGHPLRETQKPIVITQPEGPSFTVTNGNHVEWERWSLDVGFDMRDGLVLHNVCFDDPVKGRRRILNRASIAEMVVPYGDPSPVRSWQNYFDTGEYLIGQCANSLELGCDCLGDITYLSPTIADNDGNPVTITNGICMHEEDYSLLAKHTDLWADTAYTRRNRRMVFSIFTTVGNYDYGFYWYLYLDGNIEFEAKATGIVFTSGYTGDPRYNSEIAPGLGAPFHQHQFAARLDFALDGGPSRVEEEDAVRVPVSEENPRGNAFTRKRTLLAKESEAVRDPDSSVGRSWVISNPESKNRLGHPVAYKLHPAGTPLLLADHEESSIGRRATVMCHGLWVTRYAKEQKYPTGDYPNQNPGKHGIKQWIEADRDIDTQQNVVWHSFGLTHFPRPEDWPIMPVDTVGFKLRPDGFFDRSPVLDVPAPEKQQVCCVTDGSDGSDSNDAGCGCSH; encoded by the coding sequence ATGTCGCAGACCATCACCCCGACCAACACAACCCCTGGGCACCACACCCTGCTGACCCCAGCAGAAGTGGAGACCGCCGTGAGCATCCTGCGCGAAGCAGGTAAGTTCAGCGAAGCAACCCGCCTGGCCTATATCGGCGTCGTCGACCCTGACTTCGACCTGCCAGAGGACGCCCCCGTCAACCGTTTGGTCCGCGTGTTCCTCTATGACGCAGAAGAACAGAAGTCCTATGACGCAACCGTGTCCGTGACCAACGGAACCGTTGAATGCCACCACGAAATCGACACCCAGGAATATGGCGAACTGCCTGTTTTGGCTGAGGAGTTCCCTCTCGTTGAAGAACTGCTCGCGGAGCACCCTGAGTGGATCGCGGCGATCGAAAAGCGTGGCCTCAAGGTCGAGAACGTGCGTGTAGCGCCGCTGTCCGCTGGCGTATTCGAATACCCGGAGGAATCCGGCAAACGCGTTCTGCGTGGTCTCGCTTTCGTACAAGAACACGAAGCCGACTCCGCGTGGGCACGCCCAATCGAGGGACTTCTCGGCTACGTCGATGTGGGCAACAAGGAAGTCATGCAGGTCCTGGACTTCTTTGAGCACCCGATTCCTGAAGAGCACGGCAACTACATGACCCCGGAGGACACCGGCCACCCGCTGCGTGAAACGCAGAAGCCGATCGTCATCACCCAGCCTGAGGGTCCATCATTCACCGTGACCAACGGCAACCACGTCGAATGGGAACGCTGGAGCCTCGACGTCGGCTTCGACATGCGTGACGGCCTCGTGCTGCACAACGTGTGCTTCGACGACCCAGTCAAGGGCCGCCGCCGCATCCTCAACCGCGCATCCATCGCTGAAATGGTGGTCCCGTACGGCGACCCAAGCCCGGTGCGTTCGTGGCAGAACTACTTCGACACCGGCGAGTACCTCATCGGCCAGTGCGCCAACTCGCTTGAGCTCGGTTGCGACTGCCTGGGCGACATCACCTACCTGTCCCCGACCATCGCAGACAACGACGGCAACCCAGTCACCATCACCAACGGCATCTGCATGCACGAGGAAGACTACTCGCTGCTCGCCAAGCACACCGATCTGTGGGCAGACACCGCCTACACCCGCCGTAACCGCCGCATGGTGTTCTCAATCTTCACCACTGTCGGTAACTACGACTACGGCTTCTACTGGTACCTCTACCTCGACGGCAACATCGAGTTCGAGGCTAAGGCCACCGGTATCGTGTTCACCTCCGGCTACACGGGCGACCCACGCTACAACAGCGAGATCGCCCCGGGCCTGGGTGCACCGTTCCACCAGCACCAGTTCGCCGCGCGCCTCGACTTCGCGCTAGACGGTGGCCCATCCCGCGTCGAAGAAGAGGACGCCGTGCGTGTTCCGGTCTCGGAGGAGAACCCACGCGGTAACGCGTTCACCCGCAAGCGCACCCTGCTCGCCAAGGAATCCGAGGCGGTCCGCGATCCGGACAGCTCGGTGGGCCGTTCGTGGGTCATCTCCAACCCAGAATCCAAGAACCGTTTGGGTCACCCGGTCGCGTACAAGCTGCACCCCGCAGGCACCCCGCTGCTCTTGGCGGACCACGAGGAATCCTCGATTGGCCGCCGCGCAACCGTGATGTGCCACGGTTTGTGGGTGACCCGCTACGCGAAGGAACAGAAGTACCCAACGGGCGACTACCCGAACCAGAACCCGGGTAAGCACGGCATCAAGCAGTGGATCGAAGCCGACCGCGACATCGACACCCAGCAGAACGTCGTGTGGCACTCCTTCGGCCTGACTCACTTCCCGCGCCCTGAGGACTGGCCGATCATGCCGGTCGACACGGTCGGGTTCAAGCTGCGCCCAGACGGCTTCTTCGACCGCTCCCCTGTCCTGGATGTTCCTGCGCCAGAGAAGCAGCAGGTGTGCTGTGTGACCGACGGTAGCGACGGCAGCGACTCCAACGATGCAGGATGCGGCTGCTCCCACTAG
- a CDS encoding TetR/AcrR family transcriptional regulator, translating to MPKVVDHQARREHIVDAAWALIGREGFEAATMRDIAAEAGFANGAIKPYFASKQKLLEAVFKSAFDRTNDRADLACAHLAGRAAIEAFAHEVLPLTCETRKEAAGVVAFWGAATDQSEVKAIHERSMQSWRKRIAAWFIQGQQDGEFTPSQDPHQAADALVTFMLGAQVVLTMEPRNALPDMLTGLLAALLDGFTRGVDSTPDLGPTRDNAQMTA from the coding sequence ATGCCTAAGGTTGTTGACCACCAAGCCCGCAGAGAGCACATCGTCGATGCCGCCTGGGCGCTCATCGGGCGCGAAGGTTTCGAAGCAGCCACGATGCGCGATATCGCCGCCGAAGCCGGCTTCGCTAACGGTGCGATCAAGCCCTACTTTGCGAGCAAGCAGAAACTCCTCGAAGCGGTCTTTAAATCCGCATTCGACCGCACCAATGACCGCGCCGACCTCGCATGCGCTCATCTCGCCGGCCGCGCCGCGATCGAAGCGTTTGCCCACGAAGTCCTCCCGCTCACATGTGAGACCCGCAAGGAAGCCGCCGGCGTCGTCGCGTTCTGGGGTGCGGCAACTGACCAATCAGAGGTCAAAGCCATTCATGAACGCTCGATGCAGAGCTGGCGCAAACGCATCGCCGCGTGGTTCATTCAGGGGCAACAAGACGGTGAGTTCACGCCGTCCCAGGACCCGCATCAAGCCGCCGATGCGCTCGTAACGTTCATGCTGGGCGCCCAAGTCGTGCTCACCATGGAGCCCCGAAATGCACTCCCGGACATGCTGACCGGGCTGCTCGCGGCGCTGCTTGACGGCTTCACCCGTGGCGTTGACTCAACCCCCGACCTTGGCCCAACCCGTGACAATGCCCAGATGACGGCGTAG
- a CDS encoding helix-turn-helix domain-containing protein: MLSTSRLQEVQPVSGARPGSTQASLVMRSPVARSFGEWQRASSQAFVPLHAHATRAGNFTAKLASFQHAAASAIRIDASAHAVERTPELISAGGGGMLKFTLQETGRSYLIQGGRELELTPGRLAVYDTSEPYTMVVDDDSSMLIVMLPYARLSAPARDLTALALGEDGGMADVVAPLLTGLSHRIARQGYVEAGRQDAAGLAALCAHSVGLIDAMCLDQAERDFGVDAVEGSALAAVRATIESKLRDPSLAPATLAQMHFMSLRQLYTIFEPMGVPVATWIRTRRLEEARKEIQDPALAGVPVSHIGARWGFPDAAHFSRAFKAEFGQTPSQARDAARSVG, encoded by the coding sequence ATGTTGTCCACGTCACGTTTGCAGGAAGTTCAGCCGGTCAGTGGTGCGCGGCCTGGTTCTACTCAGGCCAGCCTCGTCATGCGCTCGCCGGTAGCCCGCTCCTTCGGGGAATGGCAGCGGGCGTCTTCGCAAGCGTTCGTACCACTACACGCCCACGCAACGCGCGCCGGAAACTTCACAGCCAAACTCGCGAGCTTCCAACACGCCGCGGCATCGGCCATCCGCATCGACGCATCAGCTCACGCCGTGGAGCGCACCCCTGAGCTGATTTCTGCTGGCGGGGGAGGGATGCTCAAATTCACCCTCCAAGAAACGGGGCGGTCCTACCTGATTCAGGGCGGGCGTGAACTTGAACTCACGCCGGGGCGGCTCGCGGTCTATGACACGTCGGAGCCGTACACGATGGTCGTCGACGACGATTCGAGCATGCTCATCGTGATGCTCCCGTACGCGCGTTTGTCCGCGCCGGCGCGGGATCTGACTGCGCTGGCTCTCGGTGAAGACGGCGGAATGGCCGACGTCGTGGCCCCTTTGCTTACGGGACTTTCGCACCGCATTGCACGGCAAGGGTATGTCGAGGCTGGCCGGCAGGATGCCGCGGGTCTCGCTGCGCTGTGCGCGCACTCTGTGGGGTTGATTGATGCGATGTGCCTCGACCAGGCCGAGCGGGACTTCGGCGTGGATGCTGTTGAAGGTTCCGCTTTGGCGGCGGTCCGCGCCACGATCGAATCGAAGCTGCGCGACCCTTCGTTGGCTCCGGCCACGCTGGCTCAGATGCACTTCATGTCGCTGCGGCAGCTGTACACGATTTTCGAGCCGATGGGCGTTCCCGTTGCGACGTGGATCCGGACCCGCCGGTTGGAAGAAGCGCGCAAGGAAATCCAAGACCCCGCGCTGGCGGGGGTTCCGGTTTCGCATATCGGTGCGCGTTGGGGATTTCCTGACGCTGCGCATTTTTCGCGAGCGTTCAAGGCTGAGTTCGGGCAAACCCCTTCGCAAGCGCGCGACGCAGCACGTTCTGTTGGCTAG